The following are encoded together in the Aciduricibacillus chroicocephali genome:
- a CDS encoding cytochrome c oxidase subunit I, which produces MKLPIVGFMPSDVIAAWIFTFVVGAIITIYVLKRRKLPLIWDYMRTTNHRKIGTLYLLFGFVFFLRAGIDALLMRSQLALPNNHFWLIQGEKYNEVFTTHGTIMIFFAAMPMLLGLMNVAVPLQIGARDLAFPYLNAIGFWLFFAGGVFFNLSFFFNQAPSVGWTGYAPLSTEYTPGPNTNFYVFGVQVSGLGTILTAINLIVTILRHRAPGMKLTRMPLFPWAALFTSWLILIAFTVLAIALYLMMFERQFGAAFFSGDEGDPVYWQHLFWIFGHPEVYILALPAFGIFSDIITTFSKKRIFGYPAMVVSLALIGFLGLMVWAHHMFTVGLGAMANTFFAITTMMIAIPTGVKVFNWLFTMRGGIIRFTTPMLFALGFIPSFVMGGVTGVMLSVSAADFQYHDTHFVVAHFHYVIISSTILGIFAGIYYWFPKITGYLLDEKLGKWHFWLFLFGFHMTFLPMHLTGLNGMQRRAYVYYAGEGLTALNFTSTVGAFLMGISMLFFFWNLYKTFRFKPIAGNDPWDGRTLEWTQASPSPENTFEPMPVVHTSDPYWFAKKSGHAMITTDDVRPMPPSPQTILPFLTGILMISLSFGMVYHWFWLAVLSGAGVFAIMFIRNVSDERIKMEKGEKIHE; this is translated from the coding sequence ATGAAATTGCCAATCGTCGGCTTTATGCCGTCAGATGTCATTGCTGCTTGGATTTTTACTTTTGTCGTTGGTGCCATCATTACAATATATGTGCTTAAACGAAGAAAACTCCCTTTAATTTGGGATTACATGAGAACGACGAATCATCGGAAAATCGGTACGCTCTATTTGCTGTTCGGTTTTGTTTTTTTCCTGCGTGCGGGGATTGATGCTTTGCTCATGCGCTCGCAGCTTGCTTTGCCAAATAATCATTTCTGGCTCATTCAGGGAGAGAAATACAATGAAGTGTTCACGACCCATGGAACGATCATGATCTTCTTCGCGGCGATGCCGATGCTGCTTGGATTGATGAACGTTGCTGTACCTCTGCAAATTGGTGCTCGTGATTTGGCATTTCCATATTTGAATGCGATCGGTTTCTGGCTTTTCTTCGCTGGGGGCGTGTTCTTCAATCTGTCATTCTTCTTCAACCAGGCACCGTCTGTCGGTTGGACAGGCTATGCACCGCTATCAACAGAATATACGCCAGGACCGAATACAAATTTCTATGTGTTCGGCGTCCAAGTATCCGGGCTCGGTACGATTCTTACTGCTATTAATTTAATTGTAACGATATTACGCCATCGGGCTCCGGGCATGAAATTGACGCGGATGCCCCTTTTTCCTTGGGCGGCACTATTTACTTCCTGGCTCATTCTGATCGCTTTCACGGTGCTTGCAATTGCTCTCTATCTCATGATGTTCGAGCGGCAGTTCGGGGCGGCGTTCTTCTCGGGAGATGAGGGAGATCCGGTTTACTGGCAGCATCTATTCTGGATATTTGGCCATCCGGAAGTGTATATATTGGCACTTCCAGCGTTCGGGATTTTCTCAGATATTATTACGACATTTTCCAAGAAACGTATCTTTGGTTATCCGGCAATGGTTGTTTCGCTCGCTTTAATTGGCTTCCTTGGCCTTATGGTTTGGGCACATCATATGTTCACAGTCGGTCTTGGGGCGATGGCGAATACATTCTTTGCAATAACGACAATGATGATTGCCATTCCGACAGGGGTTAAAGTGTTTAATTGGCTATTCACGATGCGAGGTGGCATTATCCGTTTCACGACACCGATGCTGTTCGCGCTCGGTTTCATACCGTCCTTCGTTATGGGCGGTGTGACAGGTGTCATGCTTTCCGTATCTGCAGCGGATTTCCAGTATCATGATACGCATTTTGTTGTGGCGCATTTCCACTATGTCATTATCAGCTCTACGATTCTCGGGATTTTTGCAGGAATTTATTATTGGTTCCCGAAAATTACAGGCTATCTGCTTGATGAAAAACTAGGGAAATGGCATTTTTGGCTTTTCCTTTTCGGTTTCCATATGACATTCCTGCCGATGCATTTGACAGGATTGAACGGAATGCAGCGACGTGCTTACGTTTATTATGCAGGTGAAGGATTAACTGCTCTCAACTTCACGAGTACGGTCGGTGCCTTTCTTATGGGCATCAGCATGCTGTTCTTCTTCTGGAATCTGTACAAGACGTTCCGTTTCAAACCTATTGCCGGCAACGATCCATGGGACGGAAGGACTTTGGAATGGACGCAAGCGTCGCCGTCACCTGAAAATACATTCGAACCGATGCCTGTTGTGCATACGTCGGACCCTTATTGGTTCGCTAAGAAATCCGGCCACGCAATGATTACGACTGATGATGTGCGGCCGATGCCACCGTCACCGCAGACGATTCTGCCATTCCTGACAGGTATCCTGATGATCAGCCTAAGCTTCGGAATGGTGTATCACTGGTTCTGGCTCGCTGTTCTAAGTGGTGCGGGTGTGTTTGCGATCATGTTCATCCGTAATGTGTCAGATGAAAGAATCAAGATGGAGAAAGGAGAAAAAATCCATGAGTGA
- a CDS encoding cytochrome c oxidase subunit 3: MSEYEGALLKDKKIGFGMYLGVEAIMFATLFTNYIIFTPSPHGPQPGELFEAKSLILSSFFLLSSSFTLIGAERFLSKGKKLGFLIGLGITFLFAAIFLGLEVKEFYKYVSEGNGVSANNFMASYFVLVGLHAAHVAFGLGWMAALFTNWMRNIQKHLYHEKLKIFSYYWHFVDVMWVVIILVVYLRFLI; encoded by the coding sequence ATGAGTGAGTATGAAGGCGCATTGCTTAAGGATAAAAAGATTGGCTTCGGCATGTACCTCGGTGTTGAGGCAATCATGTTCGCTACACTGTTCACAAACTATATTATTTTCACCCCATCACCACATGGACCGCAGCCGGGTGAGCTGTTTGAAGCGAAAAGTCTGATCCTATCTTCATTCTTTCTCCTTTCTTCCAGCTTCACACTTATTGGCGCCGAGCGTTTTCTGAGTAAGGGGAAAAAGCTCGGATTTCTCATCGGTCTTGGCATAACGTTCCTGTTTGCCGCAATTTTTCTCGGTCTCGAAGTCAAAGAGTTCTATAAATATGTTTCTGAAGGAAACGGCGTGAGTGCGAACAATTTCATGGCTTCATATTTTGTGCTCGTCGGTCTCCATGCAGCCCATGTCGCTTTTGGCCTTGGCTGGATGGCGGCGCTCTTCACTAACTGGATGCGTAATATCCAGAAACATCTCTATCATGAGAAATTGAAGATCTTCAGTTATTACTGGCATTTCGTTGATGTAATGTGGGTAGTTATCATTCTCGTTGTCTACCTGCGTTTTTTAATCTGA
- a CDS encoding DUF423 domain-containing protein encodes MKLFLLLGIINGFLAVALGAFGAHGLEGKISEKMIKIWEKAVTYEMFHATALLATGLLMMKYQFASMTAAGWAFLIGIILFSGSLYVYAVTSVKFFAIITPFGGVSFLIGWVLLAIAVMKI; translated from the coding sequence ATGAAATTATTTTTGCTACTTGGCATTATTAATGGGTTTCTTGCTGTAGCCCTCGGTGCATTTGGTGCACACGGACTTGAAGGCAAGATCAGTGAAAAAATGATTAAAATTTGGGAAAAAGCCGTTACATATGAAATGTTCCATGCAACGGCACTGCTTGCAACAGGCCTTCTTATGATGAAATATCAGTTTGCGAGCATGACTGCAGCAGGATGGGCTTTTCTTATTGGAATCATTCTGTTTTCTGGAAGTCTATATGTATATGCTGTGACTTCTGTTAAATTCTTTGCAATCATCACACCGTTCGGAGGCGTTTCCTTCCTTATCGGCTGGGTGCTGCTAGCGATTGCAGTTATGAAGATCTAG
- a CDS encoding FMN-binding glutamate synthase family protein, protein MELGLTIVLVVFGIIIIGIPLAVLFRIYFHDRKQEQHTILRNYPVLGKARYIVEKMGPELRQYLFNNDNEGKPFSRRQFEFVYKAAKYNNRMIGYGSERDFEQGGYYLVNSMFPSQREEVRIEQEPKVKTKLYRIEDEGLFSRKEKRHDTELDPFLYPDEDAIILGKDTVRQPFKVKGMIGQSAMSFGSLGDHAVTALSKGLGMAGGTWMNTGEGSLSPYHQKGEVDIIMQISSGLFGVRTEDGKMDWDAFVKKSRIEQVKAFELKLAQGAKQRGGHVDGSKVTKEIAEIRNIKVGQTVDSPNRFHEFSDIEGLLHFVEKMRELGGKPVGTKIVIGDEKQAEQYVAKMKEMNIVPDFITIDGGEGGSGATYYELAESVGLPAFSALPLLDDLLKKYGLRERTHIIASGKLLTPDRAAMALALGADMINIARGFMLSVGCIMAEVCHTNRCPTGVTTTDPKLQQALAIEEKKYRVANYVVAMREGIFELAAVAGLKSPREFSREHIVYKQHFKDVVQHR, encoded by the coding sequence ATGGAACTTGGATTGACAATTGTGCTCGTTGTCTTCGGGATTATTATAATTGGGATACCATTGGCTGTTTTGTTTAGAATCTATTTCCATGATCGCAAACAGGAACAGCATACAATTCTCCGAAATTATCCAGTGCTTGGAAAGGCTCGTTATATTGTCGAAAAGATGGGTCCTGAGCTTAGGCAATATTTGTTCAACAATGATAATGAAGGTAAGCCGTTCAGCCGGCGCCAATTCGAATTCGTATATAAAGCTGCGAAATATAATAACCGGATGATCGGCTACGGTTCGGAGCGGGATTTCGAACAAGGTGGTTATTATCTTGTTAACAGCATGTTCCCGTCACAGCGTGAAGAAGTGCGCATCGAGCAGGAACCAAAGGTGAAGACGAAGTTATACCGTATTGAGGATGAAGGACTATTTAGTAGAAAAGAGAAGCGTCATGATACGGAACTTGATCCGTTTCTGTATCCAGATGAGGATGCAATTATTCTAGGAAAAGACACGGTTCGGCAGCCATTCAAGGTAAAAGGAATGATTGGACAGTCTGCGATGAGCTTTGGTTCTCTTGGTGACCATGCGGTTACAGCGCTTTCCAAAGGGCTTGGAATGGCAGGGGGAACATGGATGAATACAGGTGAGGGAAGTTTGTCACCGTATCATCAGAAAGGCGAAGTTGATATTATCATGCAGATCAGTTCCGGTCTGTTCGGTGTCCGCACCGAAGACGGAAAAATGGACTGGGATGCTTTTGTTAAAAAAAGCCGCATTGAGCAGGTGAAGGCGTTTGAGCTGAAGCTTGCCCAGGGAGCGAAGCAACGCGGCGGACATGTTGATGGCAGCAAAGTAACGAAGGAAATTGCTGAAATCCGCAATATTAAAGTAGGGCAAACTGTTGACAGTCCGAACCGTTTCCATGAATTTTCCGATATTGAAGGTTTGCTTCATTTCGTTGAAAAGATGCGTGAGCTCGGCGGAAAGCCGGTCGGTACAAAGATTGTCATCGGTGATGAAAAACAAGCTGAACAATATGTCGCTAAGATGAAGGAAATGAACATTGTACCTGATTTTATTACGATAGATGGCGGTGAAGGCGGCTCCGGGGCAACTTATTATGAGTTGGCGGAATCAGTCGGGTTGCCGGCTTTCTCAGCATTGCCTTTGCTGGATGATCTGCTGAAGAAGTACGGTCTTCGGGAGCGGACTCACATTATTGCGTCAGGCAAGCTGCTTACCCCGGATCGGGCAGCGATGGCGCTTGCTCTTGGGGCGGACATGATTAACATCGCCCGGGGCTTCATGTTGAGTGTTGGCTGCATTATGGCTGAAGTTTGCCATACGAACCGCTGTCCAACTGGTGTCACGACAACCGATCCGAAGCTGCAGCAGGCGCTGGCGATTGAAGAGAAAAAGTACCGCGTGGCTAATTATGTCGTGGCGATGCGGGAAGGTATCTTTGAACTGGCAGCAGTTGCAGGGCTGAAGTCACCTCGGGAATTTTCCCGTGAACATATCGTTTATAAGCAACATTTCAAAGATGTTGTTCAGCACCGGTAG
- the coxB gene encoding cytochrome c oxidase subunit II: MKKWIIAVFFIFLTGCSHIRVLNPQSDTGKDQAFLIWLSLAIMLFVLVIVFILWGRFVWKYRESKQKNNPNLPTDITENKLYETIWTVGPILLLVALAIPTISITYGQSPVTSADKTKSHVDPHSKGTHIKVTGERFIWTFEHKGGKKETGVLVMPANTKVYFHLHSKDVIHSFWIPEIAGKSDVMPHTKLIYEVKNAKPGEYEGKCAEFCGVEHAKMRFTVKVIPKKEYEKYIKEK, encoded by the coding sequence GTGAAAAAGTGGATAATTGCAGTCTTTTTTATTTTTCTGACTGGCTGCAGCCACATCAGAGTATTGAATCCGCAGAGTGATACGGGCAAGGACCAGGCTTTCCTCATTTGGCTGTCTCTCGCAATCATGCTTTTTGTGCTGGTCATTGTATTCATTCTCTGGGGACGCTTCGTTTGGAAATATCGGGAGTCGAAGCAAAAGAACAACCCGAATTTGCCAACGGATATTACAGAGAACAAGCTGTATGAAACGATCTGGACAGTGGGACCGATTCTGCTGCTTGTGGCGCTTGCCATTCCGACGATTTCAATTACATATGGCCAATCACCGGTGACAAGTGCAGATAAAACGAAGTCGCATGTCGATCCGCACAGTAAAGGGACTCATATTAAAGTGACTGGTGAAAGATTCATATGGACGTTCGAGCATAAAGGCGGCAAGAAAGAGACAGGGGTTCTCGTCATGCCTGCCAATACGAAAGTCTATTTTCATCTGCATTCAAAAGATGTCATCCATTCTTTCTGGATTCCCGAAATTGCCGGTAAGAGCGATGTCATGCCGCATACAAAGCTTATATATGAAGTTAAAAATGCAAAACCAGGTGAGTACGAGGGTAAATGTGCTGAATTTTGTGGAGTCGAACATGCGAAAATGCGTTTTACGGTAAAAGTCATCCCAAAGAAAGAGTATGAAAAATATATAAAAGAGAAGTAG
- a CDS encoding DUF5327 family protein, giving the protein MSVSTDKILDKMIQEITEARKAGKPEDIQKHASRIQLLCELLLDDQGDQKQVEAEMHNIQRSEPSGIMPSKDTGGSLLDF; this is encoded by the coding sequence ATGAGCGTTTCGACAGATAAAATCCTGGATAAAATGATACAAGAAATTACAGAGGCCCGCAAAGCGGGAAAGCCGGAGGATATTCAGAAGCACGCCAGCCGGATCCAATTGCTATGTGAACTGTTGCTTGATGATCAAGGTGACCAGAAGCAAGTGGAGGCTGAGATGCATAACATTCAACGATCTGAACCGAGTGGTATTATGCCTTCTAAAGATACTGGCGGTTCGCTTTTGGATTTCTGA